The following are encoded together in the Cerasicoccus sp. TK19100 genome:
- a CDS encoding carbohydrate porin, with product MKKHLIPMACLATFVGSAAADDQDFFTRDHMLGDWYGVRTDLEDEGVSFDFNNTFDYYDDIAGALASGGTYFGRARATINLDLDKLVGLPNAKVSVGGVSQYGKNYNRSRFGVLTNPSSIEGVDTTRFANIWFEQSLFDNFVTYRVGKVDGVGNFGAQPYGGTFMNDELVYIPNLLFAAGLPFDPAQQLGAVVTLRPFEDTDAAGLYFKGGVFNSNNLNAIIFDDIGTDFTWDGPVAIAGEVGYDFGDEYPGYAKAGLHHNFGTFDEVNSANRSRGNTLFYANVGQTIWNLNDSGERHVDASFSLNYAPKEEVNVYHFETTAMIRAIGPFEARPIDEAGVGLIAAWLSDDYSNSLAAPGYDSSGNEFTVEVTYKARVTPWFTVQPDFQVVVNPNGNAARDPVYLVGVRNVIDF from the coding sequence ATGAAAAAACATCTAATTCCCATGGCCTGCCTGGCGACATTCGTCGGCAGCGCCGCCGCCGACGACCAGGACTTCTTCACCCGCGATCACATGCTGGGTGACTGGTATGGCGTGCGCACCGACCTCGAAGACGAAGGCGTGAGCTTCGACTTCAACAACACCTTCGATTACTACGACGACATCGCCGGCGCCCTCGCCAGTGGCGGCACGTATTTTGGACGCGCCCGCGCCACGATCAACCTCGACCTCGACAAACTCGTGGGCTTGCCAAACGCCAAAGTCTCCGTGGGTGGCGTCTCGCAATATGGCAAAAATTACAACCGCAGTCGCTTTGGCGTGTTGACGAATCCCAGCTCGATTGAAGGCGTCGATACCACGCGATTTGCGAACATCTGGTTCGAGCAATCGCTCTTCGATAACTTCGTGACTTACCGTGTGGGCAAGGTCGACGGCGTGGGCAACTTCGGTGCGCAGCCCTACGGCGGCACGTTTATGAACGATGAGCTCGTTTACATTCCCAACTTGCTCTTCGCCGCCGGTTTGCCGTTTGACCCCGCGCAGCAATTGGGTGCGGTGGTCACGCTGCGTCCGTTTGAGGACACCGACGCCGCTGGCCTGTATTTCAAAGGTGGTGTATTCAACTCGAACAATCTGAACGCAATCATCTTTGACGACATCGGCACGGACTTTACCTGGGACGGCCCGGTTGCGATCGCTGGCGAAGTTGGCTACGATTTTGGCGACGAGTATCCGGGCTACGCCAAGGCTGGTCTGCACCACAACTTCGGCACGTTTGACGAGGTCAACTCCGCCAACCGCAGCCGCGGCAACACCTTGTTTTACGCCAACGTCGGGCAGACGATTTGGAACCTCAACGATTCCGGCGAACGTCATGTGGACGCCTCGTTTTCGCTGAACTATGCGCCGAAGGAAGAGGTGAATGTTTACCACTTTGAAACCACGGCGATGATCCGCGCAATTGGCCCGTTTGAAGCGCGGCCGATTGACGAAGCAGGCGTGGGACTCATCGCCGCTTGGCTCAGCGACGACTATTCAAACTCGCTCGCCGCGCCGGGCTATGATTCGTCCGGCAACGAGTTCACGGTCGAAGTCACTTACAAGGCGCGCGTGACGCCATGGTTCACCGTGCAGCCGGATTTCCAGGTGGTCGTGAACCCCAACGGCAATGCCGCGCGTGATCCCGTTTACCTCGTCGGCGTGCGCAACGTCATCGATTTCTAA